The following coding sequences lie in one Zingiber officinale cultivar Zhangliang chromosome 2B, Zo_v1.1, whole genome shotgun sequence genomic window:
- the LOC122045930 gene encoding ABC transporter B family member 28-like, whose amino-acid sequence MAAPSVALIQSLAASSSSPFRKSRFSAGSSISGRFSSTILFPGSPRLPLRLTSRTVDARRRSGRGARAAYVSAPSADFESVSKRESSSDDFSPASPAALSWGVIWSLITHHKLRMAAACGSLIGGTACTLAMPIFSGKFFQILTGSISEPLWRLLSQISFLYALEPIFTIIYVTNMTIIWEEVMANLRGQIFRQILIQKVEFFDRHKVGELTGLLTSDLGSLKDLVNDNISRDRGLRALSEVVGTVCILFFLSTQLAPILVLLMVAISGSVAIFKRSTIPAFLSHSMAQANISDCATETFSAIRTVRSFAGEKRQISIFRNMVLAYQKSGIRLGLLKSANESLTRMVVYISLMALYILGGSKVKTGKLSVGTMISFIGYTFTLTFAVQGGVNSLGDLRRTFAATERINSILSAAEIDVPLAYGLEKEFQTNEADVDLSLDNGGLPTKKAQGISNHSMSALRSTSGGCSLARSGDIHLEDIYFSYPLRPDVEVLNGLDLTLQCGKVTALVGPSGSGKSTVVQLLARFYEPTRGRITVTGEDIRTFDKREWAQVVSVVNQEPVLFSVSIGENIAYGLPDENVSKEDIIKAAKAANAHEFIILLPQGYDTLVGERGSLLSGGQRQRIAIARALLKNAPILILDEATSALDTTSERLVQEALDHLMKGRTSLVIAHRLSTVQNAHQIAVCSGGKIAELGTHMELLAKGGQYSSLVGTQRLAFE is encoded by the exons ATGGCCGCTCCTTCCGTCGCTCTGATCCAATCCCTCGCCGCCTCTTCCTCCTCGCCATTCCGGAAAAGTCGGTTTTCCGCAGGAAGCTCGATCTCCGGCCGCTTTTCCAGCACGATTCTATTCCCCGGATCACCTCGGCTGCCCCTGCGCTTAACCTCCCGCACCGTAGACGCGCGGAGGAGGAGCGGAAGAGGCGCACGGGCGGCATACGTGTCCGCGCCTTCCGCCGACTTCGAATCCGTGTCCAAGAGAGAGAGCTCCTCCGATGACTTCTCACCCGCATCTCCTGCCGCTTTGAGCTGGGGCGTCATCTGGTCTCTCATCACTCACCACAAGCTCCGGATGGCCGCCGCGTGCGGTTCTCTCATTGGGGGAACTGCTTGTACCCTAGCGATGCCCATATTTTCTG GGAAGTTCTTTCAGATACTCACAGGCAGCATTTCTGAGCCTTTGTGGAGACTTCTCTCTCAGATTTCATTTTTATATGCTCTGGAACCCATATTTACTATCATCTATGTCACCAACATGACCATTATATGGGAAGAGGTTATGGCAAACTTAAGAGGCCAAATATTTAGACAGATATTGATTCAAAAG GTTGAGTTCTTTGACCGCCATAAG GTTGGTGAATTGACTGGGTTGTTGACATCTGATTTGGGTTCCCTGAAGGACCTAGTTAATGATAATATCTCAAGGGATCGTGGGCTCAGAGCTCTCTCTGAG GTTGTAGGTACCGTGTGCATACTTTTCTTCCTCTCTACACAATTAGCTCCTATCCTTGTGTTGCTTATGGTTGCCATATCTGGTTCAGTAG CAATATTTAAACGGTCGACAATTCCTGCTTTCTTATCTCATTCAATGGCCCAAGCAAACATATCAGACTGTGCAACTGAAACATTTTCTGCAATTCGTACT GTAAGAAGCTTTGCTGGTGAGAAACGACAAATCTCCATTTTCAGAAATATG GTGCTTGCATACCAGAAGAGTGGAATAAGACTTGGTTTGTTGAAGTCTGCAAATGAATCCTTAACAAGGATGGTAGTCTACATTTCTCTAATGGCACTTTATATTCTCGGTGGAAGCAAAGTGAAGACA GGCAAACTCTCTGTTGGAACTATGATCTCCTTTATAGGTTATACCTTCACACTAACATTTGCG GTTCAAGGGGGTGTTAACAGTCTTGGAGATCTTCGCCGGACATTCGCTGCCACTGAACGCATAAACTCTATACTTTCTGCTGCTGAAATTGACGTGCCACTCGCATATGGCTTAGAGAAGGAATTTCAAACAAATGAAGCAGATGTTGATCTTAGTTTGGATAATGGAGGACTTCCTACTAAGAAAGCGCAAGGCATAAGTAATCATTCCATGTCAGCATTGAGATCTACAAGTGGCGGATGTAGCCTTGCTCGTTCAGGAGACATCCATCTAGAAG ATATATACTTCTCTTATCCTTTGAGGCCTGATGTGGAGGTCCTAAATGGTCTCGATCTGACTCTCCAATGTGGAAAAGTAACTGCCCTAGTGGGGCCTAGTGGCTCTGGAAAAAGTACAGTCGTACAACTCCTGGCACGGTTTTACGAG CCAACGAGAGGGCGCATTACTGTGACAGGGGAAGATATCAGAACCTTTGACAAAAGGGAATGGGCTCAGGTCGTCTCAGTAGTTAATCAG GAACCTGTTCTGTTTTCAGTTTCCATCGGAGAAAATATTGCTTATGGGCTTCCTGATGAGAATGTCTCCAAAGAGGACATAATAAAGGCCGCCAAAGCCGCCAACGCTCACGAGTTCATAATCTTACTTCCTCAG GGTTATGACACACTAGTTGGCGAACGAGGAAGCCTCTTAAGTGGCGGACAGAGACAG AGAATTGCTATTGCACGAGCTCTTCTTAAAAATGCTCCAATTTTGATACTCGATGAG GCCACCAGTGCTCTGGACACAACCAGTGAACGCCTGGTGCAGGAGGCTCTCGACCATCTGATGAAGGGAAGGACATCTTTGGTGATCGCCCATCGACTAAGCACCGTGCAAAATGCACACCAAATTGCTGTTTGTTCAGGTGGTAAGATCGCAGAGCTAGGAACCCATATGGAATTGCTAGCCAAGGGAGGCCAATACTCCTCCTTAGTCGGAACACAACGGCTCGCATTTGAGTGA